The proteins below come from a single Chitinophaga pinensis DSM 2588 genomic window:
- a CDS encoding nuclear transport factor 2 family protein, with translation MSLDNKEILLKANACVREGDNEGFLSFCVDDIEYDFVGDKILQGKEALREYMKEAYATPPEFNVDNLIAEGDFVTAIGKISLKGKSGEKIHYAYCDVWRFRGGKLAELKAFVIETA, from the coding sequence ATGAGTTTGGACAATAAGGAAATACTGTTAAAAGCAAACGCCTGTGTCCGTGAGGGCGACAATGAAGGGTTTTTGTCTTTCTGCGTGGATGATATAGAATACGACTTTGTTGGGGATAAGATCCTGCAGGGAAAGGAAGCGCTTCGGGAGTATATGAAAGAAGCCTACGCAACACCTCCGGAGTTTAACGTCGACAATTTAATTGCTGAGGGCGATTTTGTTACAGCCATTGGCAAGATCAGTCTGAAGGGCAAAAGCGGGGAAAAGATCCATTATGCTTACTGCGATGTCTGGCGTTTCCGGGGGGGTAAGTTGGCGGAGTTGAAGGCTTTTGTTATTGAAACTGCCTAA
- a CDS encoding winged helix-turn-helix transcriptional regulator, with protein MEKLNCEPTPSIDKRLALRDAIELLSGKWKVCILTNLYHRGAMRFKDILETSKGITPKVLSKELQQLEENLLITRTVNNTKPITVSYALTDHASETHPVINALIVFGLRHRTKIKNK; from the coding sequence ATGGAAAAATTAAATTGCGAACCAACACCTTCTATTGATAAGCGATTAGCTCTCAGAGATGCTATTGAGTTATTGAGTGGCAAATGGAAAGTATGTATTCTTACGAATTTATATCACCGCGGCGCCATGCGCTTTAAAGACATACTGGAAACCTCAAAGGGGATCACCCCCAAAGTACTGTCGAAGGAATTACAACAGCTGGAGGAAAATTTGCTGATTACCCGAACAGTGAATAATACAAAACCTATTACAGTGTCCTATGCGCTTACTGATCATGCCAGCGAAACCCACCCCGTTATAAATGCCTTAATTGTATTTGGGTTAAGGCATAGGACGAAGATTAAAAACAAATAA
- a CDS encoding SDR family NAD(P)-dependent oxidoreductase: MAQNNYGGALQQPIGSGFNATSTTSDVIRGIDLTGKIAIVTGGNTGIGLETVKTLSKAGATVIVPARDIEKAKKNLAGISHVEIEEMDLMVPDSIDRFADKFLASGRPLHLLINNAGIMFVSLRRDVNGYESQLAVNYLAVFRLTARLWEPLKKANGARIVNVSSLGHHFAPFNFEDPNFAHSEYQTLQAYGQSKTAVNLFSLELNERAKAFDVRVYSLHPGNIWGTELTREAPLEILQQFGFYDEHGNPVQAVIDSLKTIPQGAATTIWAATSPLLKEIGGVYLEDVDVAALAVDASVPNGVKPYSLDEASAKSLWKLTEELTGVRFNVG; this comes from the coding sequence ATGGCACAGAATAATTATGGAGGAGCGTTACAACAACCGATTGGTTCAGGGTTTAACGCAACATCAACTACAAGTGATGTAATTAGAGGCATAGACCTTACAGGAAAGATTGCGATCGTTACGGGTGGTAATACAGGGATCGGTCTGGAAACGGTAAAGACACTTTCTAAGGCAGGCGCAACAGTGATAGTACCCGCCAGAGATATTGAGAAAGCAAAAAAGAACCTGGCAGGAATCAGTCATGTAGAAATAGAAGAAATGGACCTGATGGTACCTGATTCTATTGACCGCTTTGCTGACAAGTTCCTGGCTTCGGGAAGACCTTTACATTTGCTCATTAATAATGCAGGAATTATGTTCGTATCCTTACGCCGTGATGTAAATGGATATGAATCGCAGCTTGCTGTCAACTATCTTGCGGTATTCAGGCTTACGGCCAGGTTATGGGAACCACTGAAAAAAGCGAATGGGGCCCGCATCGTGAATGTATCCTCCCTGGGACATCATTTTGCCCCTTTCAATTTTGAAGATCCGAATTTTGCACATAGTGAATATCAGACTTTACAGGCTTACGGACAGTCAAAAACTGCTGTCAATCTTTTTTCGCTTGAGCTGAATGAACGAGCGAAGGCGTTCGATGTAAGGGTATATTCGCTGCATCCCGGGAATATCTGGGGGACAGAATTAACGAGAGAAGCACCATTGGAGATATTACAGCAATTTGGTTTTTATGATGAGCATGGAAATCCGGTGCAGGCAGTGATTGATTCGCTGAAAACCATTCCACAAGGTGCGGCGACAACTATATGGGCTGCTACGAGTCCGCTGTTAAAGGAGATTGGTGGTGTGTATTTAGAAGATGTTGATGTGGCTGCACTGGCGGTTGATGCATCGGTACCTAATGGTGTAAAGCCGTATTCATTGGATGAAGCGAGCGCAAAATCATTGTGGAAATTGACGGAGGAATTGACGGGCGTTAGATTTAATGTGGGTTGA
- a CDS encoding trypsin-like serine peptidase, whose translation MAGILDEQPYPWHKKTAQQLHLKLCQFSASVPGILLVAAQSQIEAYNLHTEETPYLLWADILEYAAIHGHLRELITNIANRLSATSPIRSFFQDLLANQDPPLDAEPVGPLGAPRFISDTDDITENEALLYKEDLTLRIVKVPALINTLQKLTTLAPGVCRFIVEVQGSTQYGTGFLIGKDMLLTNWHVLHHETNGTKASAATAEFLFDDSHANSSVKIPCDVNTIVTSQEDDWAIIRSTQPLEDNWPIIALSKAVAPQNNIAAYIIQHPGGESKRVGFVRNQVSDFNDRVVHYLTDTQRGSSGAPVFDENGNLFGLHHAGGRPQTIVGKPPLVKNEGILISKVVEGLKRYEVAFD comes from the coding sequence ATGGCTGGTATTCTCGACGAACAACCTTACCCCTGGCATAAAAAAACAGCACAGCAACTACATCTGAAACTTTGCCAGTTCAGCGCCTCCGTACCGGGTATTTTATTGGTGGCTGCACAAAGTCAGATAGAAGCGTATAATCTGCATACAGAAGAAACTCCCTATCTCTTATGGGCAGACATTCTGGAGTATGCCGCTATACACGGCCACTTACGGGAACTGATAACTAATATAGCCAATCGACTTTCAGCCACCAGCCCTATAAGGAGCTTCTTCCAGGATCTGTTGGCTAACCAGGATCCTCCGCTGGATGCAGAACCGGTAGGGCCGCTGGGAGCACCCAGGTTTATTAGCGACACAGACGACATCACAGAAAATGAGGCCCTGCTATATAAAGAAGATCTCACCTTACGGATCGTCAAAGTACCTGCACTGATCAATACACTGCAAAAGCTGACAACCTTAGCGCCCGGTGTATGCCGTTTCATTGTAGAAGTACAGGGGAGCACGCAATATGGTACAGGTTTCCTCATCGGCAAAGATATGCTCTTAACAAACTGGCACGTTTTACATCATGAAACCAATGGGACAAAAGCAAGCGCTGCGACTGCAGAATTTCTTTTTGATGACAGCCATGCCAACTCATCCGTCAAAATACCCTGTGATGTAAATACGATTGTCACATCCCAAGAAGATGATTGGGCGATCATTCGTAGCACACAGCCACTAGAGGATAACTGGCCGATCATAGCACTATCTAAAGCCGTAGCGCCACAGAACAACATCGCAGCCTATATTATTCAACATCCAGGTGGTGAAAGCAAACGGGTAGGTTTTGTACGTAACCAGGTTTCAGATTTCAACGATCGCGTAGTGCATTATTTAACAGATACACAACGAGGTTCATCCGGTGCGCCGGTATTTGATGAAAACGGAAACCTGTTTGGTCTGCATCATGCCGGAGGAAGACCGCAGACAATAGTAGGTAAACCTCCCCTCGTGAAAAATGAAGGGATACTTATTTCAAAGGTAGTAGAAGGTTTGAAGCGCTATGAAGTCGCTTTCGACTAA
- a CDS encoding phospholipase D-like domain-containing protein — protein sequence MNSYKGIIRIKDNKALLDAGGIMVELDADPATFAPYNGCMVTINGNQQGDVVQQATLATTAELAPAGENGHTSLPAVITAIKTHPELAAIPGLVGLRPGFSENPDAPDLPVIVAVYHPGQKPETMPASIDHIKIEQRMATVQEQISGLLPLSVWEDTAAVAEAAAPAIAYTPPPEDRVKLEEMEVNNITCHVGPDSGWYTLKPFLEGTTERLTVAMYEFYAEHIIKTVTKLGEDTTAELNMILQVSTNDETIEETLRESWGDRLTFVRASVSGPNRIFNNSYHTKVAVRDSNAFWLSSGNWSPNSQPDVVPGADQFPYRKGNREWHVIIEDAPLAVMYEEFIRYDMEQAAQVGAPEAAPIMPDLLIPASFLEQEAGVIQPFPFEAQTFASSGTPVKVKPLMSPDNYAEELLTLIESATKSLYLQFSYIRQPSKEVFDHIIDAIAQKMKEGIDVRVLVSSNQNADHSDLLIAKRGWKRSMFRKQSAKMHNKGVLVDGKIAVVGSNNWSTDGTQYNRDTSLVFYSRPIAQYFTKVFLFDWDNLSSPIARQEEIQPVLAPESGPTPLGMIRIPWQAWFDE from the coding sequence ATGAATAGTTATAAAGGAATTATCCGGATCAAGGATAATAAAGCCTTATTAGATGCAGGTGGTATTATGGTGGAGCTGGACGCCGATCCGGCCACTTTCGCGCCATATAATGGCTGTATGGTAACAATAAACGGCAACCAACAGGGCGATGTCGTACAGCAAGCAACGCTTGCCACTACTGCTGAATTAGCCCCTGCTGGTGAAAATGGCCATACAAGCCTGCCTGCTGTTATTACCGCCATAAAAACACATCCCGAACTCGCTGCCATACCCGGCTTAGTGGGATTGAGACCCGGTTTCAGCGAAAACCCGGATGCACCGGACCTGCCTGTTATTGTCGCCGTCTATCATCCCGGACAAAAGCCTGAGACCATGCCTGCGTCGATAGACCACATAAAAATCGAACAGCGAATGGCCACTGTGCAGGAGCAAATATCCGGACTATTGCCGCTTTCAGTATGGGAAGATACAGCGGCTGTTGCTGAAGCAGCCGCCCCGGCTATTGCCTATACCCCTCCGCCGGAAGACCGGGTAAAACTCGAGGAGATGGAAGTCAATAATATTACCTGCCATGTCGGGCCTGATTCAGGTTGGTATACCTTGAAACCATTCCTGGAAGGTACCACGGAGCGCCTGACCGTAGCGATGTACGAATTTTATGCTGAGCACATTATAAAGACGGTTACAAAACTAGGAGAAGACACAACAGCGGAATTGAATATGATCCTGCAGGTCAGTACCAATGATGAAACAATTGAGGAGACATTACGGGAAAGCTGGGGAGATCGGCTGACTTTTGTACGAGCATCGGTTTCAGGCCCCAACAGAATCTTTAACAACTCTTATCATACGAAAGTAGCCGTAAGAGATTCAAATGCCTTCTGGTTGTCCAGTGGTAACTGGAGTCCTAATAGTCAGCCAGATGTCGTACCCGGCGCCGACCAGTTTCCTTACAGAAAAGGCAACCGGGAATGGCATGTGATCATCGAGGACGCCCCCTTAGCTGTCATGTATGAAGAATTCATCAGGTACGATATGGAACAGGCAGCACAAGTTGGCGCACCGGAAGCCGCCCCTATTATGCCGGATCTGCTAATCCCCGCATCGTTCCTCGAACAGGAAGCTGGCGTTATTCAACCTTTTCCTTTCGAAGCGCAGACATTTGCATCCTCAGGTACTCCTGTCAAGGTAAAGCCTTTAATGAGCCCTGATAACTATGCAGAAGAACTCCTCACGTTGATTGAAAGTGCCACAAAATCCCTATACCTGCAATTCTCCTATATCCGGCAGCCATCAAAAGAGGTCTTTGATCATATCATTGATGCCATCGCACAAAAAATGAAAGAAGGAATTGATGTCAGGGTACTTGTGAGCAGCAACCAGAATGCCGATCATTCAGATCTCCTCATTGCCAAACGTGGCTGGAAACGCAGTATGTTCCGCAAGCAATCAGCTAAAATGCATAACAAAGGAGTGCTGGTTGATGGTAAAATAGCGGTAGTCGGCAGTAATAACTGGTCAACCGACGGCACCCAATATAACCGTGATACCAGCCTTGTATTCTACTCCCGCCCCATTGCACAGTATTTTACCAAGGTGTTTCTATTTGACTGGGATAATCTGTCCAGTCCTATTGCACGCCAGGAGGAAATCCAGCCTGTACTGGCCCCGGAATCCGGTCCTACGCCACTAGGGATGATACGTATTCCCTGGCAGGCATGGTTTGACGAATGA
- a CDS encoding bifunctional (p)ppGpp synthetase/guanosine-3',5'-bis(diphosphate) 3'-pyrophosphohydrolase encodes MKKTISIDDLQNIWEKVTLLHGGQTYGGHEKDLKIEYINHIGSVVFEVFYALQATDNFDGELAITCALLHDTVEDTAFTKEELSLLYGQRIADGVLALTKNSSLPKEEQMPDSLQRILQQPKEVWAVKMADRICNLYKPPHYWDNEKKMNYLKEAREIHNQLHSANVYLANRLLRKIEQYKKYLS; translated from the coding sequence ATGAAGAAGACGATCTCGATTGATGACCTGCAGAATATATGGGAAAAGGTAACCCTCCTACATGGCGGACAAACATACGGCGGGCATGAGAAAGACCTGAAAATTGAATACATCAATCACATTGGCAGCGTTGTATTTGAAGTCTTTTATGCACTGCAGGCAACAGATAACTTTGACGGCGAACTGGCCATTACCTGTGCCCTTTTACACGATACAGTCGAAGATACCGCCTTCACAAAGGAAGAACTAAGCTTACTGTATGGCCAGCGTATAGCTGACGGCGTACTTGCCTTAACCAAAAACAGTAGCTTACCCAAAGAAGAACAGATGCCAGACAGTCTGCAACGCATCCTGCAACAACCGAAGGAAGTATGGGCCGTTAAGATGGCGGACAGGATCTGTAACTTGTACAAACCACCTCACTACTGGGATAATGAGAAGAAAATGAATTACCTGAAAGAAGCCCGCGAAATACACAACCAACTGCATAGCGCGAACGTATACCTGGCCAACAGACTTCTGCGTAAAATCGAACAGTATAAAAAGTATCTCTCATAA
- a CDS encoding SDR family oxidoreductase, protein MGNSNAYSLEGKKVVLLGGTSGLGLATAVAAANEGALVVVVSGTREKVDEALAVLPENSAGFVADLGDELQVAALFEKTGEFDHLVFTAGDALLFGELPGLDIDKAKQSIHLRFWGAIMAAKHGAPLIRKGGSITLTTGALGRRPRKGTAVVAGMASAIEGLTRALAIDLAPIRVNAVCAGTVRTNLLKHLCEADREDFFEQVGKKLLTGRVGDAENLAEAYLYLMRGAFTTGQILVVDGGSLLV, encoded by the coding sequence ATGGGAAATAGCAACGCATACAGTTTGGAAGGTAAGAAGGTTGTTTTATTGGGAGGAACTTCAGGGTTGGGGCTGGCAACAGCAGTAGCTGCGGCAAATGAAGGTGCATTGGTGGTGGTGGTCTCTGGTACCCGGGAAAAGGTAGATGAGGCATTAGCTGTATTACCGGAAAACAGTGCAGGTTTTGTTGCTGACCTTGGAGACGAGCTGCAGGTGGCAGCACTGTTCGAAAAGACAGGCGAATTTGATCACCTCGTTTTTACAGCCGGCGATGCGTTATTATTTGGTGAATTGCCGGGATTGGACATCGACAAGGCAAAACAATCCATTCATCTGCGTTTCTGGGGGGCAATTATGGCGGCAAAGCATGGCGCACCACTCATTAGAAAAGGAGGATCAATTACCTTAACGACGGGTGCGTTAGGCAGAAGGCCGAGGAAAGGAACAGCAGTGGTTGCAGGAATGGCGAGTGCGATAGAAGGACTTACCCGTGCATTGGCTATTGATCTTGCACCTATACGCGTGAATGCGGTATGTGCAGGCACTGTCAGAACGAATCTTTTAAAACACCTATGCGAAGCGGACAGAGAAGATTTCTTTGAGCAGGTCGGCAAGAAACTGTTGACAGGAAGGGTAGGGGATGCGGAAAATCTTGCGGAAGCGTATCTGTATTTAATGCGTGGCGCCTTTACGACAGGGCAGATATTGGTCGTAGATGGTGGTAGTCTGTTGGTATAA
- the yiaA gene encoding inner membrane protein YiaA has protein sequence MEPLQNKTEDNSPAPKHGEKGRNPFKPTAAFIGASWIALLTGAVGYCIGLWNANMQLNEKGYYLTILLFGLFAVVSVQKSVRDRAEGLPVTDLYYGLSWFATISSMLLLTIGLWNAGIALSEKGFYAMAFGLSMFSAIAVQKNTRDSKMFQDKEL, from the coding sequence ATGGAACCGCTACAAAACAAAACAGAAGATAACTCCCCCGCCCCCAAACATGGCGAAAAGGGTAGAAACCCATTTAAACCGACTGCCGCATTCATAGGTGCTTCCTGGATTGCCCTATTAACAGGAGCAGTGGGATATTGCATCGGTTTATGGAATGCAAACATGCAGTTAAACGAAAAAGGATATTATTTAACCATCTTATTATTTGGTCTGTTCGCAGTAGTCTCTGTGCAAAAAAGCGTTAGAGATAGGGCGGAAGGACTTCCTGTTACAGACCTGTACTACGGTCTGAGCTGGTTCGCCACTATTTCATCCATGCTTTTGTTAACCATTGGTCTGTGGAATGCAGGGATCGCACTGAGTGAGAAAGGTTTTTACGCAATGGCATTCGGTTTAAGTATGTTTTCGGCCATTGCCGTACAAAAGAACACCCGCGACTCGAAGATGTTCCAGGACAAAGAACTGTAA
- a CDS encoding trypsin-like serine peptidase, translating to MPVPDGLHTPITNIITSESPVVAPMVSPGSTGDGEVIALGNEDQVEPIPRPESFAEARMEIEIPDLPDIGIASFGAPPNFEAVIGTDERVQIQETEKYPWRVTASLLITAADNSQWIGTGWFISPRTLITAGHCVYIKHSGVAGRDGWVKKIQVMPGRNGNQLPFGLVNSGEFFTVTGWGENGLENYDYGAIILPNAFPQDLGFFGFAALSDEELLQSVGNIGGYPGDKPAGTLWYDNRKISNVNPEKVFYEIDTAGGQSGAVNYIIRDGERIGVAIHAYGGTTANSGTRISANVYTNLDAWKRS from the coding sequence ATGCCAGTTCCAGATGGACTCCATACCCCGATCACCAACATCATCACTTCAGAATCGCCCGTTGTGGCCCCTATGGTATCACCGGGATCCACAGGCGACGGAGAAGTAATTGCACTGGGAAATGAAGATCAGGTTGAACCTATCCCTCGTCCTGAATCCTTCGCAGAAGCACGTATGGAAATTGAGATTCCCGACCTTCCGGATATCGGTATCGCTTCTTTCGGAGCACCACCCAATTTTGAAGCTGTCATTGGTACGGACGAAAGGGTACAGATCCAGGAAACGGAAAAATATCCATGGAGAGTGACTGCCTCCCTTCTGATCACGGCTGCTGACAATTCCCAATGGATAGGAACAGGCTGGTTTATCAGTCCGCGTACCCTGATAACAGCCGGCCATTGTGTATACATCAAACATAGTGGTGTTGCCGGTCGTGACGGATGGGTGAAGAAAATACAGGTAATGCCCGGACGCAACGGGAATCAGCTTCCGTTTGGTCTCGTTAACTCCGGTGAATTCTTCACAGTGACTGGCTGGGGGGAAAACGGTCTTGAAAATTACGACTATGGCGCCATTATATTGCCCAATGCATTTCCTCAGGATCTGGGCTTTTTCGGCTTCGCAGCACTGAGTGATGAAGAATTGTTGCAATCTGTCGGTAATATTGGGGGTTATCCTGGCGATAAGCCTGCTGGCACGCTCTGGTATGATAACAGAAAAATCAGTAATGTAAATCCCGAAAAAGTATTTTATGAAATTGATACTGCCGGAGGACAAAGCGGGGCTGTCAATTATATAATACGCGACGGCGAAAGGATCGGTGTCGCCATTCACGCCTACGGTGGTACCACCGCCAATTCGGGTACACGCATCTCCGCCAATGTTTATACAAACCTCGATGCCTGGAAAAGAAGCTGA